One Oryza brachyantha chromosome 3, ObraRS2, whole genome shotgun sequence DNA segment encodes these proteins:
- the LOC102704604 gene encoding probable LRR receptor-like serine/threonine-protein kinase At2g16250: MLLRCCLVVVAAAAAAVLLLVTNACVGAAPAPTARGGRRWLLERQDLLALHGLRGALGVRAEYWPVKGHPCAWAGVVCRAGRVAELRLTGLRRTRAGAQRQGFAVDPLRELTALEVFDASGFPLPGRIPAWFGTGLPPSLAVLDLHSTSVNGELPADLGMSGNLTTLNLSGNSISGSIPATLFLIKGLKFLDISDNNLTGELPNVSILAGDGTGVFNASGNSLYGAIGDVLGPLLKRFRQVDVSRNYFSEVVGTGYGNSSDGAVHINMNCFSGSSQRSQGDCEAFYKRNRASLPEPPNASPSPSKKGVKWKHVLAGVLAGSAILVVFLLVALVFCLMRRGRRQPRGRGLEQNEEGIRSGRRSSSVNPVMLSSMAASPAANGTVKGLPTIVDDFTYEQLHYVTGGFGDDNLVKHGHSGDIYHGALESGFNVVVKKVDRKSSNKTLGELGFLAKNSHGRIVPLLGHLAVDDEELLVYKYMAKGDLTTALHKKPVDSEEGLQSLDWITRLKIAIGVAEALCFLHDECSPPLVHRDIQASSVLLDDKFEVCLGSLSDVCTQQSEGSRSFFSRMLRSSKSLDKNTSGPPASCSYDVYCFGKVLLELITGNFGVSGSNDTGSEEWLARTLDFIDAHEKEGLSNIVDPSLVVDEDHLEEVWAVSIVAKTCLNPKPSRRPLARYILKALENPLRVVREELELNSSRLRSTSSRSSWQFAFHGQSYRSSELRPTLGQSLARKQSVKSQGSDEEEEEEDSFSFKRASREILPDPSVELEENAVV; encoded by the exons ATGCTTCTGAGATGctgcctcgtcgtcgtcgccgccgccgccgccgcggttcTCCTGCTCGTCACCAACGCGTGCGTGGgggcggcgcccgcgccgacCGCGCGtggggggcggcggtggctgctcGAGAGGCAGGACCTCCTCGCGCTCCACGGCCTGCGCGGGGCGCTCGGCGTGCGGGCGGAGTACTGGCCGGTGAAGGGCCACCCCTGCGCCTGGGCTGGCGTCGTCTGCCGCGCCGGGCGCGTCGCGGAGCTCCGGCTAACGGGGCTCCGGAGAACCCGCGCCGGCGCGCAGAGACAGGGGTTCGCCGTCGACCCGCTGCGGGAGCTCACGGCGCTCGAGGTTTTCGACGCGTCGGGGTTCCCGCTCCCTGGTCGGATCCCGGCGTGGTTCGGGACCGGCCTCCCGCCGTCGCTGGCAGTGCTAGACCTCCACTCCACCTCTGTCAATGGAGAGCTTCCAGCCGATCTTGGCATGTCCGGGAACCTGACGACCCTTAACCTCTCTGGTAATAGCATCTCCGGCTCAATTCCGGCGACATTGTTCCTCATTAAGGGGCTCAAATTTCTCGATATTTCTGACAACAATCTCACCGGCGAGCTACCAAACGTGTCCATCCTTGCCGGTGATGGAACCGGAGTTTTTAACGCTTCTGGCAATTCCTTGTACGGTGCCATTGGAGATGTCCTTGGGCCCCTCCTGAAGAGATTTCGTCAGGTCGATGTGTCAAGAAATTACTTCAGTGAGGTAGTTGGAACTGGATATGGGAACAGCTCCGATGGAGCAGTGCACATAAATATGAATTGCTTCTCCGGATCAAGCCAGCGAAGCCAGGGGGATTGTGAGGCGTTCTACAAGAGGAATAGGGCTTCATTGCCAGAGCCACCAAATGCATCGCCATCACCAAGCAAGAAAGGGGTGAAGTGGAAGCATGTACTTGCTGGAGTCCTGGCAGGCTCGGCAATTTTGGTGGTATTTTTACTTGTAGCACTAGTGTTTTGCCTGATGAGGAGGGGGAGACGGCAACCGAGAGGAAGAGGGTTGGAGCAGAATGAAGAAGGGATTCGTTCAGGTCGCAGGAGTAGCAGCGTTAATCCTGTGATGCTTTCATCTATGGCGGCATCCCCGGCAGCAAATGGTACTGTGAAAGGTCTGCCTACCATTGTGGATGACTTCACCTATGAGCAATTGCACTATGTTACTGGGGGTTTTGGGGATGACAATCTTGTCAAGCATGGGCATTCTGGGGACATTTACCATGGTGCACTGGAAAGTGGTTTCAATGTTGTCGTCAAAAAGGTTGATCGGAAGAGCAGTAATAAGACCTTGGGGGAATTGGGCTTCCTTGCAAAGAATTCCCATGGGAGGATTGTTCCATTGCTGGGGCATTTGGCTGTGGATGATGAGGAATTGCTGGTATACAAATACATGGCAAAGGGAGACTTGACTACTGCATTACACAAGAAACCAGTCGATTCTGAGGAGGGGTTGCAGTCTTTGGATTGGATAACAAGGCTGAAGATAGCCATCGGTGTTGCAGAGGCTTTGTGCTTCCTGCATGACGAGTGTAGTCCACCATTGGTTCACAG AGATATCCAAGCCAGCAGTGTGCTTCTTGATGACAAATTTGAAGTGTGCCTTGGAAGTTTGAGTGATGTATGCACTCAACAAAGTGAGGGAAGCAGGAGTTTCTTCTCTAGGATGTTGAGATCATCAAA GTCTCTTGACAAGAACACATCAG GTCCGCCAGCCAGCTGCTCGTATGATGTATACTGCTTTGGAAAGGTGCTGCTTGAGCTAATCACCGGGAATTTTGGCGTGAGTGGCTCAAATGACACTGGTTCAGAGGAGTGGTTGGCAAGAACATTAGATTTCATCGATGCCCATGAGAAGGAGGGTCTTTCAAATATTGTAGATCCCTCACTTGTAGTAGATGAGGACCACCTAGAAGAGGTATGGGCAGTTTCCATTGTTGCAAAGACATGCCTGAATCCAAAGCCCTCCAGACGTCCGCTGGCTCGGTACATCCTGAAAGCTTTGGAGAACCCACTACGGGTGGTGAGGGAAGAATTAGAATTGAACTCATCACGGCTCAGGAGTACCTCATCTCGAAGCTCATGGCAGTTCGCCTTCCATGGGCAATCGTACAGAAGCTCGGAGCTCAGGCCAACATTAGGGCAATCACTTGCTCGGAAGCAGTCAGTGAAGTCACAAGGAagtgacgaggaggaggaggaggaggattcgTTCTCCTTCAAGAGGGCTTCACGGGAGATTCTCCCTGACCCATCGGTAGAGTTGGAAGAGAATGCTGTTGTGTAG